A genome region from Micromonospora peucetia includes the following:
- a CDS encoding FAD-binding oxidoreductase, which yields MCAVRVDHHPVDHDGAVARLRRSYTAVPVGEPVRLAKRTSNLFRPRSAPRAPGLDVGGLTGVLAVDPVARTADVQGMCTYEDLVDATLPHGLMPLVVPQLRTITLGGAVTGLGIESTSFRNGLPHESVLEMDVLTGAGEIVTARPEGEQADLFAAFPNSLGSLGYATRLRIELQPVRRFVALRNVRFTRLEALADALAEITATRSWAGEAVDVMDGVMFSPGEAYLVLGSFTDDALPASDYTGQDIYYRSLRRRTHDVLTAYDYLWRWDTDWFWCSAAFGVQHPVLRRVWPARWRRSDVYHRLVRLEHRHGVAARIDRLRGQPARERVVQDVEVPLERTAEFLRWFARTVGMTPVWLCPLRLREPSGPGSARAWPLYPLRAGQNYVNIGFWGSVPIVEGAADGDVNRAIERMVSELGGHKSLYSDAYYDRESFDRLYGGAIWRAVKDRYDPDHRLTGLYEKAVARA from the coding sequence ATGTGTGCGGTCCGTGTGGATCATCATCCGGTCGACCATGATGGTGCGGTGGCCCGGTTGCGGCGGTCGTACACGGCGGTGCCCGTGGGCGAGCCGGTCCGGCTGGCCAAACGCACCTCCAACCTGTTCCGCCCCCGGTCCGCCCCGCGCGCGCCGGGCCTGGACGTCGGTGGGCTGACTGGCGTGCTCGCCGTGGACCCGGTCGCCCGCACGGCCGACGTGCAGGGCATGTGCACCTACGAGGACCTGGTCGACGCGACTCTGCCGCACGGGCTGATGCCGCTGGTGGTGCCGCAGTTGCGCACCATCACGCTCGGCGGCGCGGTGACCGGGCTCGGCATCGAGTCGACCTCGTTCCGCAACGGCCTGCCGCACGAGTCGGTGCTCGAAATGGACGTGCTCACCGGGGCAGGCGAAATCGTCACCGCCCGTCCGGAGGGGGAACAGGCCGATCTCTTCGCGGCGTTCCCCAACTCGCTGGGCAGCCTCGGCTACGCCACCCGGCTGCGCATCGAGCTTCAGCCGGTGCGCCGGTTCGTGGCCCTGCGCAACGTGCGGTTCACCCGGCTGGAGGCCCTCGCCGACGCGCTCGCCGAGATCACCGCGACCCGGTCGTGGGCCGGGGAGGCGGTGGACGTGATGGACGGGGTGATGTTCAGCCCCGGCGAGGCATACCTCGTGCTCGGCAGCTTCACCGACGACGCGCTGCCGGCCAGCGACTACACGGGTCAGGACATCTACTACCGGTCGCTGCGCCGGCGTACGCACGACGTCCTGACCGCGTACGACTATCTCTGGCGCTGGGACACCGACTGGTTCTGGTGTTCGGCGGCGTTCGGGGTGCAGCACCCGGTCCTTCGGCGGGTCTGGCCGGCGCGGTGGCGGCGCAGCGACGTCTACCACCGGCTGGTCCGGTTGGAGCACCGGCACGGGGTGGCCGCCCGGATCGACCGCCTGCGCGGTCAGCCGGCGCGCGAGCGGGTCGTGCAGGACGTGGAGGTCCCGCTGGAGCGGACGGCGGAGTTCCTGCGCTGGTTCGCCCGCACCGTCGGGATGACCCCGGTCTGGCTCTGCCCGTTGCGGCTGCGCGAGCCGTCCGGCCCCGGATCGGCCCGGGCCTGGCCGCTGTATCCGCTTCGAGCTGGTCAGAACTATGTGAACATCGGCTTCTGGGGCAGCGTGCCGATCGTGGAGGGTGCCGCCGACGGCGACGTCAACCGGGCGATCGAGCGCATGGTGTCGGAGTTGGGCGGCCACAAGTCGCTCTACTCCGACGCGTACTACGACCGGGAATCCTTCGACCGGCTCTACGGCGGCGCGATCTGGCGCGCGGTGAAGGACCGCTACGACCCGGACCATCGGCTCACCGGACTGTACGAGAAGGCGGTAGCACGAGCATGA
- a CDS encoding DUF427 domain-containing protein, whose product MPKAVWNDLVVAESDDTVLVEGNHYFPRAALRDDLVRESGTHTDCPWKGTASYYTLEHDGRTSADAVWYYPEPKPEAEMVRDRVAFWKDVRVVG is encoded by the coding sequence ATGCCGAAAGCCGTCTGGAACGATTTGGTCGTGGCCGAGAGCGACGACACCGTGCTGGTCGAGGGGAATCACTACTTCCCGCGCGCCGCCCTGCGCGACGACCTGGTCCGCGAGTCCGGCACGCACACCGACTGCCCGTGGAAGGGCACCGCGTCCTACTACACCCTGGAACACGACGGCCGGACCAGCGCCGACGCGGTCTGGTACTACCCCGAGCCAAAGCCGGAGGCGGAGATGGTCCGCGACCGGGTCGCCTTCTGGAAGGACGTCCGGGTCGTCGGCTGA
- a CDS encoding MFS transporter produces MTALGDGSFYVTFAVYLSHAGHLSPAQIGAVLTIAWGTGFLFTHPIGALGDRVGLRRVTTLLSVGTASALVMLATVRGAWLVAAACVAYAIAQSGAGATRQALLVSLVPPAELLAVRARIQTTVNAGIGVGAAVGGLALLTGSDLVYRVVLLGDAALFVVSAILLRRLPSASRRQPREGWGWDAPRDIPYVVTAALNAVMHLYMPMLGVLLPLYLTSRTAAPDWIVAGIFVANAVGVVGWQRRAARRVTTLGEATRAIRLAGVLLCAACLLFWGGAAATGPYAASGVVLAAVALQVAAEVRLAAGSWAVGFELADRTRPGQWQGVYASGIPLARAVGPAALTGLVMLWSGPGWLLLGLGFLAAGLAATLVVGWAARHRPFPGIA; encoded by the coding sequence GTGACCGCCCTCGGCGACGGCTCCTTCTACGTGACCTTCGCCGTCTACCTCTCTCATGCCGGCCACCTGAGCCCGGCACAGATCGGCGCCGTGTTGACCATCGCCTGGGGGACGGGCTTCCTTTTCACGCATCCCATCGGCGCCCTCGGTGACCGGGTCGGGCTGCGTCGGGTGACGACGCTGCTGTCGGTGGGCACGGCGTCGGCCCTGGTGATGCTGGCCACCGTACGGGGTGCGTGGCTCGTGGCGGCAGCGTGCGTGGCGTACGCGATCGCCCAGAGCGGGGCGGGTGCGACCCGGCAGGCACTGCTGGTCTCCCTAGTGCCGCCTGCCGAACTCCTCGCGGTACGGGCACGGATCCAGACGACGGTCAACGCCGGCATCGGCGTCGGCGCGGCGGTCGGCGGTCTGGCGCTGCTGACCGGCTCGGACCTGGTCTACCGCGTCGTACTGCTCGGCGACGCGGCCCTCTTCGTCGTGAGCGCGATCCTGCTCCGACGCCTGCCGTCGGCGTCGCGCCGGCAGCCGAGGGAGGGCTGGGGGTGGGATGCGCCGCGAGACATTCCCTACGTCGTGACCGCCGCGCTCAACGCGGTGATGCACCTGTACATGCCCATGCTGGGCGTGTTGCTGCCGCTCTACCTGACGAGCCGCACGGCAGCGCCCGACTGGATCGTGGCCGGGATCTTCGTCGCCAACGCCGTGGGAGTCGTGGGCTGGCAACGCCGGGCGGCTCGCCGGGTCACGACGTTGGGCGAGGCCACCCGGGCGATCCGCCTCGCCGGCGTCCTGCTGTGCGCCGCGTGTCTGCTCTTCTGGGGCGGGGCCGCTGCCACCGGCCCGTACGCCGCCAGCGGTGTCGTTCTCGCCGCGGTAGCCCTGCAGGTGGCCGCGGAGGTGCGGCTGGCCGCCGGATCGTGGGCGGTCGGGTTCGAGCTCGCCGACCGCACCCGCCCAGGTCAGTGGCAGGGGGTGTACGCAAGCGGCATCCCGTTGGCACGTGCGGTGGGGCCGGCCGCCCTGACCGGTCTGGTGATGCTGTGGTCCGGGCCCGGGTGGCTTCTCCTCGGGCTCGGGTTCCTCGCCGCCGGACTGGCCGCCACACTCGTCGTGGGTTGGGCCGCACGTCACCGGCCCTTTCCCGGCATCGCCTGA
- a CDS encoding disulfide bond formation protein DsbA — translation MPSVEDKFSAAAVPVVTAHVDPSCPFAWITSRWLMEVARMRPISLRFEVMSLAVINEHRDLEPWYRAFNDRAWGPARVCTAAAAHHGPAALAELFPALGRRIHDAGDKDFDAVIPAALAEVGLPVELARVAYRDDVDERMRTSTARAQQLVGEGLGTPTIAVDDVAFFGPVLTSIPRGDEAVRVFEGARLLAGCRAFTELKRARVDELSFA, via the coding sequence ATGCCTTCCGTGGAAGATAAATTTTCTGCGGCTGCCGTCCCCGTCGTCACGGCTCACGTGGACCCGTCCTGCCCCTTCGCGTGGATCACCTCCCGATGGCTCATGGAGGTCGCGCGGATGCGACCCATCAGCCTGCGGTTCGAGGTGATGAGCCTTGCCGTGATCAACGAGCATCGCGACCTGGAGCCGTGGTACCGGGCGTTCAACGACCGGGCGTGGGGCCCGGCGCGGGTGTGCACGGCAGCCGCCGCGCACCACGGGCCCGCAGCCCTCGCCGAGCTGTTTCCGGCGCTCGGCCGGAGGATCCACGACGCCGGCGACAAGGACTTCGACGCCGTCATCCCGGCGGCCCTGGCCGAGGTCGGTCTCCCCGTCGAGCTGGCCCGGGTCGCGTATCGCGACGACGTCGACGAACGGATGCGGACGAGCACCGCCCGCGCGCAGCAACTCGTGGGTGAGGGCCTGGGTACCCCGACGATCGCGGTCGACGACGTTGCCTTCTTCGGCCCCGTGCTCACCTCCATCCCCCGCGGGGACGAGGCCGTGCGTGTCTTCGAGGGCGCCCGCCTGCTCGCCGGTTGCCGGGCGTTCACCGAGCTCAAGCGCGCCCGGGTCGATGAGCTCAGCTTCGCGTAG
- a CDS encoding MarR family winged helix-turn-helix transcriptional regulator, whose amino-acid sequence MSRDDGDGSRRKFIFHGRHIIFREIYSARVDRVTEIVHQWRRERPDVDPSPLLVIGRIQHLAEILDAALRPPFAAAGLGNGEFDVLAALRREGEPFQLTPGQLSERMLVTTGAVTKRVDRLITRGLVTRSISEADARGRVVGLTPAGVDLVNDLIEKHLANETALLRDLTAGDRTDLERLLAALTRTVESSVA is encoded by the coding sequence GTGAGCCGTGACGACGGGGACGGCAGCCGCAGAAAATTTATCTTCCACGGAAGGCATATTATCTTCCGAGAAATATATAGTGCAAGGGTGGACCGCGTCACCGAGATCGTTCATCAGTGGCGTCGTGAGCGACCCGACGTCGACCCCAGCCCGTTGCTGGTCATCGGCCGAATCCAACACCTCGCCGAGATCCTCGACGCGGCGCTGCGACCACCGTTCGCCGCCGCGGGTCTCGGCAACGGTGAGTTCGACGTGCTTGCGGCGCTGCGCCGGGAGGGCGAACCGTTCCAGCTCACCCCAGGCCAGTTGAGCGAACGGATGCTCGTCACCACCGGAGCCGTGACCAAGCGGGTGGACCGGCTGATCACCCGAGGGCTGGTGACACGGTCGATCTCCGAAGCCGACGCACGCGGCAGAGTGGTCGGGCTGACCCCGGCCGGCGTGGACCTGGTCAATGATCTGATCGAGAAGCACCTGGCCAACGAAACGGCCCTCCTCCGGGACCTGACAGCCGGCGACCGCACAGACCTGGAACGCCTCCTGGCGGCGCTGACGCGAACAGTCGAATCCTCAGTGGCTTGA
- a CDS encoding VWA domain-containing protein produces the protein MAGNRFRYGQWRGGPDPLAPPYDVRGAVDAVGAEVLAGGSLREALRDLLRQGPQGSGGLDDLAARARRLRREALRRGDLDGAVTGARALLDQALAAERDELRGRDDDAARFAEAVLDNLPRSTARAMEELTGYRWASDEARRTYQRILDGLRDDVLGQRFAGLRDAVRASADPAAQRRLAEMMRDLNDLLARHSRSEETTDAFAEFMRRHGEFFPEQPADVDELVDVLARRSAAGERLMRSLSDRQREELAGLMRQSLGDRLAGELSALDANLRALRPDLHRGRGERVRGDRPLGYGEAAGALGEIAELDELLDQLDQEQPGATLDDVDVDAVARTLGRDAADDVRRLRELERELRRQGWVSRDADGLTLSPKALRRLGGTALRRVFADLTAGPRGQHDLRSAGAAGEVSGGSRPWEYGDEQPLDVVRTLTRAVRRAGSGVPVQLAVEDFEVVETERRASAAVALCVDLSYSMISQGRWGPMKQTALALAHLMATRFPQDALQIIGFGLEALPLTQQELAAVEPDTRQGTNLQHALRLAARHLRRHPEAEPVVLVVTDGEPTAHLDPDDGEPLFHWPPMPETIEATVREVDRLTRYGATLNLFMLGDDPGLQRFVDAVARRSKGRMFTPDLEDLGEYVVSDYLRARRGRR, from the coding sequence ATGGCCGGCAACCGGTTCCGGTACGGGCAGTGGAGGGGCGGCCCCGACCCGCTCGCGCCCCCGTACGACGTGCGGGGGGCGGTGGACGCCGTCGGCGCCGAGGTGCTGGCCGGTGGCAGCCTCCGGGAGGCGCTGCGGGACCTGCTGCGCCAGGGGCCCCAGGGGAGCGGCGGCCTCGACGACCTCGCCGCCCGGGCCAGGCGGCTGCGCCGTGAGGCGTTGCGCCGGGGCGACCTGGACGGGGCGGTGACCGGGGCGCGGGCCCTGCTCGACCAGGCGCTCGCGGCCGAGCGGGACGAACTGCGCGGGCGCGACGACGACGCCGCGCGGTTCGCCGAGGCGGTGCTGGACAATCTGCCCCGCTCGACGGCCCGCGCCATGGAGGAGTTGACCGGCTACCGGTGGGCCAGCGACGAGGCCCGCCGGACGTACCAGCGGATCCTCGACGGGCTCCGCGACGACGTGCTCGGTCAGCGCTTCGCCGGGCTGCGGGACGCGGTGCGCGCCTCGGCGGACCCGGCCGCGCAACGGCGGCTGGCCGAGATGATGCGCGACCTGAACGACCTGTTGGCCCGGCACTCCCGGTCGGAGGAGACCACCGACGCCTTCGCCGAGTTCATGCGCAGGCACGGCGAGTTCTTCCCGGAGCAGCCGGCCGACGTCGACGAGTTGGTCGACGTGCTGGCCCGCCGGTCGGCGGCCGGCGAGCGGCTGATGCGCTCGCTGTCCGACCGGCAGCGCGAGGAACTGGCCGGCCTGATGCGGCAGTCGCTCGGCGACCGGCTCGCCGGGGAGCTGTCCGCGTTGGACGCCAATCTTCGTGCGCTCCGCCCCGATCTGCACCGGGGCCGGGGTGAGCGGGTTCGGGGCGACCGGCCGCTCGGCTACGGCGAGGCGGCCGGCGCGCTCGGTGAGATCGCCGAACTGGACGAACTGCTGGACCAGCTCGACCAGGAGCAGCCGGGCGCCACGCTGGACGATGTAGACGTCGACGCGGTGGCCCGGACGCTGGGCAGGGACGCCGCCGACGACGTACGCCGGCTGCGGGAGCTGGAGCGGGAGCTGCGCCGGCAGGGCTGGGTGAGCCGGGACGCCGACGGGTTGACCCTGAGCCCCAAGGCGCTGCGCCGGCTCGGCGGCACGGCGCTGCGGCGGGTCTTCGCGGACCTGACCGCCGGGCCGCGCGGCCAGCACGACCTGCGCTCGGCGGGCGCCGCCGGCGAGGTAAGCGGGGGCTCCCGGCCGTGGGAGTACGGCGACGAGCAGCCCCTCGACGTGGTGCGGACGCTGACCCGGGCGGTCCGCCGCGCCGGGTCGGGTGTGCCGGTGCAGTTGGCCGTCGAGGACTTCGAGGTGGTGGAGACCGAGCGGCGGGCATCGGCGGCGGTGGCGCTCTGCGTCGACCTCTCCTACTCGATGATCTCCCAGGGCCGGTGGGGTCCGATGAAGCAGACGGCGCTGGCGCTGGCACACCTGATGGCCACCCGGTTTCCTCAGGACGCGTTACAGATCATCGGCTTCGGCCTGGAGGCGCTGCCGCTGACCCAGCAGGAGTTGGCCGCCGTCGAGCCCGACACGCGGCAGGGCACGAACCTCCAGCACGCGCTGCGGCTGGCCGCCCGGCACCTGCGCCGGCACCCGGAGGCCGAGCCGGTGGTGCTGGTGGTCACCGACGGTGAGCCGACCGCCCATCTGGACCCGGACGACGGGGAGCCGCTGTTCCACTGGCCGCCGATGCCGGAGACGATCGAGGCGACTGTCCGCGAAGTGGACCGGCTCACCCGCTACGGCGCCACGCTCAACCTGTTCATGCTCGGCGACGATCCCGGCCTGCAGCGCTTCGTCGACGCCGTGGCCCGCCGTTCGAAGGGCCGCATGTTCACCCCTGACCTGGAGGACCTCGGCGAGTACGTGGTCTCCGACTACCTCCGCGCACGCCGCGGCCGCCGCTGA
- a CDS encoding magnesium chelatase, protein MGWVTAPSPVTPAPPADLPGTLGELRAAGHTYRTVKQELRENLLARMRSGADRFPGIVGYDDTVLPEVERALLAGHDMVLLGERGQGKTRLIRSLVGLLDEWTPVIAGSALNEHPLRPLTPGSRALVAEAGDDLPVAWLHRSMRYGEKLATPDTSVGDLIGDVDPIRIVQGRTLGDPETIHFGLVPRTNRGIFAVNELPDLAERIQVALLNVLEERDIQVRGYQLRLPLDLFLVASANPEDYTNRGRIITPLKDRFGAEVRTHYPVDLDLELALVRQEADLVAEVPEHVLEVLARFARAVRESPSVDPRSGVSARFAIAAAETVAAAALRRAGLLAATLPPATVPPVEMLGRAPSSSESDNKVPFLLPEAAVARVGDAVSVTSTLRGKVEFESGEEGREAEIIGHLLRAATADTFRARLAGLDLSGFTALVDEDAVIETGELVGSAELLRQVGTVPGLAKALDRLGLGDAPTPEQAAAGVEFVLEGLHLTRRLGKDVTDSGRTRYGGRA, encoded by the coding sequence GTGGGTTGGGTGACTGCGCCTTCCCCGGTTACCCCGGCCCCACCGGCCGACCTGCCCGGCACGCTCGGCGAGCTGCGGGCGGCCGGCCACACGTACCGCACGGTCAAGCAGGAACTCCGCGAGAACCTCCTGGCCCGGATGCGTTCCGGCGCTGACCGCTTCCCCGGCATCGTCGGCTACGACGACACGGTGCTGCCCGAGGTCGAGCGGGCTCTGCTCGCCGGGCACGACATGGTGCTGCTCGGCGAGCGGGGCCAGGGCAAGACCCGGCTGATCCGTTCGCTGGTCGGCCTGCTCGACGAGTGGACTCCGGTGATCGCCGGTTCGGCGCTCAACGAGCACCCGCTGCGCCCGCTCACCCCGGGCTCGCGGGCGCTGGTCGCCGAGGCCGGCGACGACCTGCCGGTGGCGTGGCTGCACCGCTCCATGCGCTACGGCGAGAAGCTGGCCACCCCGGACACCAGCGTCGGCGACCTGATCGGCGACGTCGACCCGATCCGGATCGTCCAGGGGCGTACCCTCGGCGACCCGGAGACCATCCACTTCGGCCTCGTCCCGCGCACCAACCGGGGCATCTTCGCCGTCAACGAGCTGCCCGACCTGGCCGAGCGGATCCAGGTGGCGCTGCTCAACGTGCTGGAGGAGCGGGACATCCAGGTCCGCGGCTACCAGCTGCGGCTGCCGCTGGACCTGTTCCTGGTGGCCAGCGCCAACCCGGAGGACTACACCAACCGGGGCCGGATCATCACCCCGTTGAAGGACCGCTTCGGAGCCGAGGTCCGTACCCACTACCCGGTCGACCTCGACCTGGAGCTGGCGCTGGTCCGGCAGGAGGCCGACCTGGTCGCCGAGGTGCCGGAGCACGTGTTGGAGGTCCTCGCGCGGTTCGCCCGCGCGGTACGCGAGTCGCCGTCGGTGGACCCGCGTTCCGGGGTCTCGGCCCGGTTCGCCATCGCCGCCGCCGAGACGGTCGCCGCCGCCGCGCTGCGCCGCGCCGGCCTGCTCGCCGCCACGCTGCCGCCCGCCACGGTGCCCCCCGTCGAGATGTTAGGAAGGGCCCCTTCCTCATCAGAAAGCGATAACAAGGTGCCCTTCCTTCTACCTGAGGCGGCGGTTGCCCGGGTGGGGGACGCGGTTTCCGTGACGAGCACGCTGCGCGGGAAGGTCGAGTTCGAGAGCGGCGAGGAGGGGCGGGAGGCCGAGATTATCGGCCACCTGCTGCGCGCCGCGACCGCCGACACGTTCCGGGCCCGGCTGGCCGGGCTGGACCTCTCCGGCTTCACCGCCCTGGTCGACGAGGACGCGGTGATCGAGACCGGGGAGCTGGTCGGCTCCGCCGAGTTGCTGCGCCAGGTGGGCACCGTTCCCGGGCTGGCCAAGGCGCTGGACCGGCTCGGGTTGGGCGACGCGCCCACCCCCGAGCAGGCGGCGGCCGGCGTGGAGTTCGTCCTGGAGGGGCTGCACCTGACCCGCCGGCTCGGCAAGGACGTCACCGACTCCGGCCGGACCCGCTACGGCGGCCGGGCCTGA
- a CDS encoding response regulator transcription factor, with protein MTAIATTTTGVLIVDDDELIRVGLRAILDAQPDLRVLGEATDGAEVPPLVARLRPRVVLMDVRMPGIDGIQATRRLLATSADPPRVLVVTTFANDEYVYDALRAGASGFLLKRARPAEVVEAVRVVARGESLLFPAAIRRLAGAYGGRGSDRLAAARLTEREAEVLRLMTTGLSNPEIAAHLVVGVETVKTHVGNVLAKLGVRDRTQAVIAAYESGFVTPSG; from the coding sequence ATGACCGCAATCGCGACGACGACCACCGGCGTGCTGATCGTCGACGACGACGAGCTGATCCGCGTCGGGCTGCGGGCGATCCTCGACGCCCAGCCCGACCTGCGGGTGCTCGGCGAGGCCACCGACGGCGCCGAGGTGCCGCCGCTGGTCGCCCGACTCCGCCCCCGGGTGGTGCTGATGGACGTGCGGATGCCCGGCATCGACGGCATCCAGGCCACCCGACGACTGCTCGCCACCTCCGCCGACCCGCCCCGGGTGCTGGTGGTCACCACCTTCGCCAACGACGAGTACGTCTACGACGCGCTCCGCGCCGGGGCCAGCGGGTTCCTGCTGAAGCGGGCCCGGCCCGCCGAGGTGGTGGAGGCGGTCCGGGTGGTCGCGCGGGGCGAGTCGCTGCTCTTCCCCGCCGCCATCCGCCGCCTCGCCGGGGCGTACGGGGGAAGAGGCTCCGACCGGCTGGCAGCCGCCCGGCTCACCGAACGGGAGGCCGAGGTGCTCCGGCTGATGACCACCGGGCTGTCCAACCCGGAGATCGCCGCGCACCTGGTGGTCGGCGTGGAGACCGTGAAGACCCACGTCGGCAACGTGCTGGCCAAACTCGGCGTCCGCGACCGTACGCAGGCGGTGATCGCCGCGTACGAGTCGGGGTTCGTCACCCCGTCGGGCTGA
- a CDS encoding sensor histidine kinase, with protein sequence MKPRAVLAPLVAGSTWRRGVFLLLGGVLVLPYVLLAVAFAQLLTQSDAPRPLVLALLLVAATIATVPVFLDGPRALEIAAARALLGVDLPDPAPGHAVDRETRLRSALWIGLHLVSGGLVVAALFSAVPMALAFIGQQFGLGTPMTSADRFGPFDGRDTGWLTLTGIVVLVTLGYAVAGLGALAVSMAPVLLGPAQAERIAALEARTTRLAERNRLARELHDSVGHALTVATLQAGAARELLDRDPEFVRRALGAIEEAGRSAMDDLDHVLGLLREPDGRQAAPVPQRTLADLDRLVADTRVAGLPVDARCTGDPADLPAVVSREGYRIVQEGLTNAARYGRGPATLRLGVHSDALELELDNAMARRRRGDPTRGGRGWGDPRRGGRGLDGMRERVLLLGGRLTVGPDGDRWRIRVRLPFEGTR encoded by the coding sequence GTGAAACCCCGTGCGGTCCTCGCCCCGCTGGTGGCCGGCAGCACCTGGCGGCGCGGCGTGTTCCTGCTGCTCGGCGGGGTGCTGGTGCTGCCGTACGTGCTGCTGGCGGTGGCCTTCGCGCAGTTGCTGACGCAGTCGGACGCGCCCCGGCCGCTGGTGCTGGCTCTGCTCCTCGTCGCGGCGACCATCGCGACGGTCCCGGTCTTCCTCGACGGCCCCCGGGCGTTGGAGATCGCCGCCGCGCGGGCCCTGCTCGGCGTCGACCTGCCGGACCCGGCACCCGGGCACGCGGTCGACCGGGAGACCCGGCTGCGCTCGGCGCTCTGGATCGGGCTGCACCTGGTCAGCGGCGGGCTGGTGGTGGCCGCCCTGTTCAGCGCGGTACCGATGGCGCTGGCCTTCATCGGGCAGCAGTTCGGCCTCGGCACTCCGATGACCAGCGCCGACCGGTTCGGGCCTTTCGACGGGCGGGACACCGGCTGGCTGACCCTCACCGGGATCGTCGTGCTGGTGACGCTCGGCTACGCCGTGGCCGGGCTGGGCGCGCTGGCGGTGTCGATGGCCCCGGTGCTGCTCGGCCCGGCCCAGGCGGAACGGATCGCGGCCCTGGAGGCGCGCACCACCCGGCTCGCCGAACGCAACCGGCTGGCCCGGGAACTGCACGACTCGGTCGGCCATGCCCTCACCGTCGCCACCCTCCAGGCCGGGGCCGCCCGCGAGTTGCTCGACCGGGACCCGGAGTTCGTCCGGCGCGCGCTGGGCGCGATCGAGGAGGCCGGGCGGAGCGCCATGGATGACCTGGACCACGTGCTGGGGCTGCTCCGGGAGCCCGACGGCCGGCAGGCCGCGCCGGTGCCGCAGCGTACGCTCGCCGATCTGGACCGGTTGGTGGCCGACACCCGCGTGGCCGGCCTGCCGGTCGACGCCCGGTGCACCGGCGACCCGGCCGACCTGCCGGCGGTGGTCTCCCGGGAGGGCTACCGGATCGTCCAGGAGGGACTGACCAACGCGGCCCGGTACGGCCGGGGACCGGCCACCCTGCGCCTCGGCGTGCACTCCGACGCGCTGGAGCTGGAACTCGACAACGCGATGGCCCGGCGGCGCCGGGGCGACCCGACGCGGGGCGGTCGGGGGTGGGGCGACCCGAGGCGGGGCGGTCGGGGGCTGGACGGGATGCGGGAGCGGGTGCTGCTGCTCGGCGGCCGGCTGACCGTCGGACCGGACGGCGACCGCTGGCGCATCCGGGTGCGACTGCCGTTCGAGGGGACCCGATGA
- a CDS encoding aldo/keto reductase: protein MRFVPIDTPKPLSKIGLGTWQFGSKEWGYGSEYEHRAADIVRRAVDLGITVFDTAELYGFGRSERILGEALGDDRQKVVLATKIFPILPVAPVVQQRAVASAARLGVTHLDLYQVHQANPLVADHTTMRGMRALQDVGLVGEVGVSNYSLRRWQVAEAALGRPVLTNQVRYSMVDRGPEHDLLPYAKQAGRVVIAYSPLAQGFLSGRYDAKNPPSGAVRRANPYFLPENLERGATLIETLRQVADAHDATPSQIALAYLLRHPNVLAIPGASGVEQVERNAAAADLDLTDDEYAALAGAAREFRPITGLAAAPRLLRARTGR from the coding sequence ATGCGTTTCGTCCCGATCGACACCCCGAAGCCCCTGTCCAAGATCGGTCTCGGCACCTGGCAGTTCGGGTCCAAGGAGTGGGGCTACGGCTCCGAGTACGAGCACCGGGCCGCCGACATCGTCCGGCGGGCCGTCGACCTCGGGATCACAGTCTTCGACACCGCCGAGCTGTACGGCTTCGGCCGCAGCGAGCGGATCCTCGGCGAGGCGCTCGGCGACGACCGGCAGAAGGTCGTGCTCGCCACCAAGATCTTTCCGATCCTGCCGGTCGCCCCGGTGGTGCAGCAGCGGGCGGTCGCCTCGGCTGCCCGGCTCGGCGTCACGCACCTCGACCTCTACCAGGTGCACCAGGCCAACCCGCTGGTCGCCGACCACACCACCATGCGCGGCATGCGCGCGTTGCAGGACGTCGGGCTGGTCGGCGAGGTCGGGGTCAGCAACTACAGCCTGCGCCGCTGGCAGGTCGCCGAGGCGGCGCTAGGCCGTCCGGTGCTGACCAACCAGGTCCGCTACAGCATGGTCGACCGCGGGCCCGAGCACGACCTGCTGCCGTACGCGAAGCAGGCCGGCCGGGTCGTCATCGCGTACAGCCCGCTCGCCCAGGGCTTCCTGTCCGGCCGGTACGACGCGAAGAACCCGCCGAGCGGGGCGGTACGCCGGGCCAACCCGTACTTCCTCCCGGAGAACCTGGAACGCGGCGCGACGCTCATCGAAACCCTGCGGCAGGTGGCCGACGCGCACGACGCCACCCCCAGCCAGATCGCCCTGGCCTACCTGCTGCGCCACCCGAACGTGCTGGCCATCCCCGGCGCGTCCGGCGTGGAACAGGTCGAACGCAACGCGGCTGCCGCCGACCTCGACCTCACCGACGACGAGTACGCCGCGCTCGCCGGCGCGGCCAGGGAGTTCCGCCCGATCACCGGGCTCGCGGCGGCGCCCCGCCTGCTGCGGGCCCGCACCGGCAGGTGA